A window of Castanea sativa cultivar Marrone di Chiusa Pesio chromosome 1, ASM4071231v1 contains these coding sequences:
- the LOC142619590 gene encoding uncharacterized protein At4g29660 isoform X1 has protein sequence MLMASYLWRKYADYVYTKWERTILWDMVDPYRRPKSFKPLVTIYIAAFYTGVIGSAITEQFHKEKYWEDHPGEAVPLMQPKFYYGPWRIIRGEALTPNP, from the exons A TGCTAATGGCAAGCTATCTATGGAGGAAATACGCAGACTATGTGTACACGAAGTGGGAAAGAACGATACTTTGGGACATGGTTGATCCGTATAGGCGACCCAAGTCCTTTAAACCTTTAGTCACAATCTATATTGCTGCCTTCTACACTGGGGTCATTGGTTCTGCCATCACAGAACAATTCCACAAG GAGAAGTATTGGGAAGATCACCCTGGGGAAGCTGTCCCTCTAATGCAGCCAAAGTTTTATTATGGACCTTGGAGAATAATAAGGGGGGAGGCCCTTACACCCAATCCATGA
- the LOC142619590 gene encoding uncharacterized protein At4g29660 isoform X2, whose translation MASYLWRKYADYVYTKWERTILWDMVDPYRRPKSFKPLVTIYIAAFYTGVIGSAITEQFHKEKYWEDHPGEAVPLMQPKFYYGPWRIIRGEALTPNP comes from the exons ATGGCAAGCTATCTATGGAGGAAATACGCAGACTATGTGTACACGAAGTGGGAAAGAACGATACTTTGGGACATGGTTGATCCGTATAGGCGACCCAAGTCCTTTAAACCTTTAGTCACAATCTATATTGCTGCCTTCTACACTGGGGTCATTGGTTCTGCCATCACAGAACAATTCCACAAG GAGAAGTATTGGGAAGATCACCCTGGGGAAGCTGTCCCTCTAATGCAGCCAAAGTTTTATTATGGACCTTGGAGAATAATAAGGGGGGAGGCCCTTACACCCAATCCATGA
- the LOC142638105 gene encoding PRA1 family protein F2: MTTYGTIPAATPSSSSSNLQFVSLAKERINSGLGTPRPWKEMIKLQDLSFPTSVSQLIQRIKINVAVFRMNYTIIMLFILFLSLLWHPVSMIVFIVMMVAWLFLYFLRDEPLVVMGYDIDDRMVILALLPITVLSLFLTNAKKNIIVALAIGLVVVMVHGALKETDNLVLVDGEEGIVSGGNGDLKMPLKNPASSSFSL; encoded by the coding sequence ATGACGACATATGGAACAATCCCAGCGGCgacaccatcatcatcatcatcaaatttacAGTTTGTTTCACTTGCAAAAGAACGGATCAATTCGGGTCTTGGCACGCCAAGGCCATGGAAGGAGATGATCAAACTTCAAGATCTCAGCTTTCCCACCAGCGTCTCTCAATTAATCCAAAGAATCAAGATAAACGTCGCAGTCTTCCGCATGAACTACACCATTATCATGTTGTTCATTCTCTTCCTCAGCTTGCTTTGGCACCCCGTCTCAATGATTGTCTTCATTGTCATGATGGTTGCATGGTTGTTCTTGTACTTTCTACGCGATGAACCATTGGTTGTCATGGGGTATGATATAGATGATAGAATGGTGATACTGGCCTTGTTGCCAATCACTGTCCTCAGCCTTTTCCTTACCAATGCCAAGAAAAATATCATAGTGGCACTTGCTATTGGACTTGTGGTTGTAATGGTTCATGGAGCATTGAAGGAGACAGATAATCTGGTCCTTGTGGATGGAGAAGAAGGGATTGTATCAGGTGGTAATGGAGACCTGAAAATGCCTCTCAAAAATCCTGCCTCCTCTTCTTTCAGTTTGTAA